In Hamadaea flava, a genomic segment contains:
- the holA gene encoding DNA polymerase III subunit delta: MCRPPRRVSGSWRSACEYCGVSAPALLLVLGDEELLASRAVNQVVEAVRRDDPVASVSEFQGSDLLAGELAGALSPSLFGGRPVVIVYNGQDAKKDLTAALLAYAANADPGATLVVCHAGGAKGKALADGLKQAGAEVALAAKLSRHADKVDFIRSEIRRLGGKCSGEAAEALLDAVGNDLRELAAACNQLMADTNGRIELDVVQRYYKGRAEVSGFAVADAAVAGDIPAALEALRWALATGVDPVPIADALADGVRTIARVASAGRGGNAYQLASKLGMPAWKIEKAQRMARGWSPEGLVDAMAAAAVCNAEVKGGSDDRGYALERAIMAMAAARSGR, translated from the coding sequence ATGTGCCGCCCACCCCGACGAGTGAGCGGATCATGGCGCTCGGCGTGCGAGTATTGCGGTGTGAGTGCTCCCGCGCTGCTATTGGTTCTCGGTGACGAAGAGTTGTTGGCCTCCCGCGCCGTCAACCAAGTAGTGGAAGCGGTCAGACGGGACGATCCGGTCGCCTCGGTCAGCGAGTTCCAGGGGAGTGATCTGCTCGCGGGCGAGTTGGCGGGCGCGTTGAGCCCGTCGCTGTTCGGCGGTCGCCCGGTGGTGATCGTCTACAACGGACAGGACGCGAAGAAGGACCTGACGGCGGCGCTGCTCGCCTACGCGGCCAACGCCGATCCGGGGGCGACCCTGGTGGTCTGCCACGCCGGCGGCGCCAAGGGCAAGGCCCTCGCCGACGGTCTGAAGCAGGCGGGGGCGGAGGTCGCGCTGGCGGCCAAGCTGTCCCGGCATGCCGACAAGGTCGACTTCATCCGCTCGGAGATCCGGCGGCTCGGCGGCAAGTGCAGCGGCGAGGCGGCCGAGGCGCTGCTCGACGCGGTCGGCAACGACCTGCGCGAACTCGCCGCCGCGTGCAACCAGTTGATGGCCGACACGAACGGGCGGATCGAGCTCGACGTCGTGCAGCGCTACTACAAGGGCCGGGCTGAGGTCAGCGGGTTCGCCGTGGCCGACGCTGCTGTCGCGGGTGACATCCCGGCCGCGCTGGAGGCGTTGCGCTGGGCGCTGGCCACGGGTGTCGACCCGGTCCCGATCGCGGACGCGCTCGCCGACGGCGTACGCACCATCGCACGGGTCGCCTCGGCCGGGCGCGGCGGAAACGCGTACCAGTTGGCGAGCAAGCTCGGCATGCCCGCGTGGAAGATCGAGAAGGCGCAGCGGATGGCTCGGGGCTGGAGTCCGGAGGGCCTCGTGGACGCGATGGCCGCCGCCGCTGTGTGCAACGCCGAGGTCAAGGGCGGTTCCGACGATCGCGGGTACGCCCTGGAACGGGCCATCATGGCGATGGCGGCGGCCCGGAGCGGGCGATGA
- the rpsT gene encoding 30S ribosomal protein S20, protein MANIKSQIKRNRQNEKARLRNKAVKSSLKTAIRKFHEASETGDAAKASELMLAASRQLDKAVSKGVIHKNQAANRKSSIAKRLNTVAAA, encoded by the coding sequence GTGGCCAACATCAAGTCGCAGATCAAGCGCAACCGCCAGAACGAGAAGGCGCGGCTGCGGAACAAGGCGGTCAAGTCTTCGCTGAAGACCGCGATCCGCAAGTTCCACGAGGCGTCCGAGACCGGCGACGCCGCCAAGGCGTCGGAGCTGATGCTCGCCGCTTCCCGTCAGCTCGACAAGGCGGTCAGCAAGGGCGTCATCCACAAGAACCAGGCGGCGAACCGCAAGTCGTCGATCGCCAAGCGGCTCAACACGGTCGCCGCGGCCTGA
- a CDS encoding phosphotransferase family protein codes for MIPYTETAQRPDWEQLPESLRTAIAERLGGEVASARVARSGFTQGFAAVLTTVAGFRAFVKAARLDLTVAEWYAQEARITEALPVGVPVPRVRWATESAGYFVICLDAVDGAHMPELPWRAPDLTAALDAYARTAALLTPMPAALAEFAPDPFSIVMRGTLDRWAAVLSGAAELPDPRLEPHLAELARLERRLLDYGDAMPGVMHCDLRADNVILDTAGAAWICDWNHLCRGPAWLDLVSLLISAVPDHDVDTLFTTHPAVAGAPDDALDATLAGLAGYYLTQGMRPEIPNSPYVRTHQRHCGRLAIEWLARRQKWRW; via the coding sequence ATGATCCCGTACACCGAGACCGCGCAACGGCCCGATTGGGAGCAGTTGCCGGAGTCGCTGCGCACTGCGATCGCGGAGCGGCTCGGCGGTGAGGTCGCGTCCGCGCGGGTCGCCCGAAGCGGCTTCACCCAAGGCTTCGCGGCGGTCCTCACCACGGTGGCCGGGTTCCGCGCCTTCGTCAAGGCCGCGCGACTCGATCTCACAGTGGCCGAGTGGTACGCCCAGGAGGCGCGGATCACCGAGGCGTTGCCGGTCGGCGTACCGGTGCCCCGGGTGCGGTGGGCGACGGAGTCGGCCGGCTACTTCGTGATCTGCCTCGACGCGGTGGACGGCGCGCACATGCCCGAGCTGCCGTGGCGCGCACCGGATCTGACCGCCGCCCTGGACGCGTACGCACGAACGGCAGCGCTGCTCACGCCGATGCCGGCGGCGTTGGCCGAGTTCGCGCCGGATCCGTTCAGCATTGTGATGCGCGGCACCCTCGATCGGTGGGCCGCGGTGCTCTCGGGCGCGGCCGAGCTGCCGGACCCAAGGCTGGAGCCGCATCTCGCCGAACTCGCACGGCTGGAGCGACGGCTGCTGGACTACGGCGATGCCATGCCCGGCGTCATGCACTGCGATCTGCGGGCGGACAACGTGATCCTGGACACCGCCGGTGCGGCGTGGATCTGCGACTGGAACCACCTCTGCCGTGGACCGGCCTGGCTCGACCTGGTCAGCCTGCTGATCTCGGCGGTGCCCGATCATGACGTGGATACGCTGTTCACCACGCATCCTGCCGTCGCGGGCGCGCCCGATGACGCGCTCGACGCGACCTTGGCGGGCCTCGCCGGGTATTACCTGACCCAGGGGATGCGCCCGGAGATCCCGAATTCCCCGTATGTTCGGACCCACCAGCGGCACTGCGGGCGGCTGGCGATAGAATGGCTGGCGCGTCGCCAGAAGTGGCGCTGGTGA
- a CDS encoding DUF4240 domain-containing protein, whose amino-acid sequence MELDEFWDVIDAARADVAGEIGQDGEALAKALTDRLGRLSPAGRTAFGQTFAQLSTQALRWEVYAAAYLIGGGCDLDGFEDFRFGLIATGKDWYAKALADPDALAGNPVVAEAAEWDDDSAIFAELVGDAVAEVCAVDLRKQGDPAGERFDVDDDLIMRARLPRLAALFLGWPANEGCRC is encoded by the coding sequence GTGGAACTGGACGAGTTCTGGGACGTGATCGACGCCGCGCGGGCGGATGTCGCCGGCGAGATCGGCCAGGACGGCGAGGCGCTGGCCAAGGCGCTGACCGACCGGCTCGGGCGGCTGTCGCCCGCTGGGCGTACCGCGTTCGGGCAGACGTTCGCCCAGCTGAGCACCCAGGCTCTCCGGTGGGAGGTGTACGCCGCCGCGTACCTGATCGGGGGCGGTTGTGATCTCGACGGCTTCGAGGACTTCCGCTTCGGCCTGATCGCGACCGGAAAAGACTGGTACGCCAAGGCGCTGGCCGATCCGGACGCGCTCGCCGGGAACCCCGTCGTCGCCGAGGCGGCCGAGTGGGACGACGACAGCGCGATCTTCGCCGAGCTCGTGGGCGACGCCGTCGCCGAGGTGTGCGCCGTCGATCTGCGCAAGCAGGGCGACCCGGCCGGTGAGCGGTTCGACGTCGACGACGACCTGATCATGCGGGCGCGGCTGCCGCGGCTGGCCGCACTGTTCCTGGGCTGGCCCGCGAACGAGGGTTGCCGCTGCTAG
- the lepA gene encoding translation elongation factor 4, translating to MPPTPGVNQPGATDPGAIRNFCIIAHIDHGKSTLADRMLQLTEVVDPRQMRAQYLDRMDIERERGITIKSQAVRMPWTVREGERTGETVVLNMIDTPGHVDFTYEVSRSLAACEGAVLLVDAAQGIEAQTLANLYLAMENDLTIIPVLNKIDLPAAQPEKYAEELANLVGCLPEEVLKVSGKTGVGVPHLLDEIVRRLPAPIGDSGASARAMIFDSVYDIYRGVVTYVRVVDGRIEARDRIRMMSTGAVHELLELGVISPEPVKSGALGVGEVGYLITGVKDVRQSRVGDTVTINARPAKESLGGYKDPKPMVYSGLYPIDGSDYPALREALDKLKLNDAALVYEPESSAALGFGFRVGFLGLLHLEIIQQRLEREFGLDLIATAPNVVYRVLMEDGNEVVVTNPSEYPTGKVAEVFEPVARVTVLAPNDYVGAIMELCQGRRGTLQGMDYLSADRVELRYVLPLGEIIFDFFDQLKSRTKGYASLDYEPSGEQSAELVKVDILLQGETVDAFSAIVHKDKAYTYGTTIAAKLRELIPRQQFEVPIQAAIGSRIIARETIRAIRKDVLAKCYGGDITRKRKLLEKQKEGKKRMKMVGRVEVPQEAFIAALSTSDSGDSGGGKSGRK from the coding sequence GTGCCTCCGACGCCCGGTGTGAACCAGCCCGGTGCCACCGACCCCGGTGCCATCCGGAACTTCTGCATCATCGCACACATCGACCACGGTAAATCAACGTTGGCCGACCGGATGTTGCAGCTGACCGAGGTGGTCGATCCGCGCCAGATGCGGGCGCAGTACCTGGACCGCATGGACATCGAGCGGGAGCGCGGCATCACGATCAAGTCGCAGGCGGTCCGCATGCCGTGGACCGTGCGCGAGGGGGAGCGGACCGGCGAGACGGTCGTCCTCAACATGATCGACACTCCGGGGCACGTCGACTTCACCTATGAGGTCTCGCGCAGCCTCGCCGCGTGCGAGGGCGCCGTCCTGCTGGTCGACGCCGCGCAGGGGATCGAGGCGCAGACTCTGGCCAACCTGTATCTGGCCATGGAGAACGATCTGACGATCATCCCGGTGCTGAACAAGATCGACCTGCCGGCCGCCCAGCCTGAGAAGTACGCCGAGGAACTGGCCAACCTGGTCGGCTGCCTGCCCGAGGAAGTGCTGAAGGTCTCGGGCAAGACCGGGGTCGGCGTACCGCACCTGCTGGACGAGATCGTGCGGCGGCTGCCCGCGCCGATCGGCGACTCCGGCGCGTCCGCCCGCGCCATGATCTTCGACTCCGTCTACGACATCTACCGGGGCGTCGTGACCTACGTGCGAGTGGTCGACGGCCGGATCGAGGCCCGCGACCGGATCCGCATGATGTCCACGGGCGCAGTGCACGAGCTGCTGGAACTGGGTGTCATCTCGCCCGAGCCGGTCAAGTCCGGTGCGCTCGGCGTCGGCGAGGTGGGCTACCTGATCACCGGCGTGAAGGACGTCCGCCAGTCACGGGTCGGCGACACGGTCACGATCAACGCCCGGCCGGCCAAGGAGTCGCTCGGCGGCTACAAGGACCCCAAGCCGATGGTCTACTCGGGGCTCTACCCGATCGACGGGTCGGACTACCCGGCGCTGCGGGAGGCGCTCGACAAGCTCAAGCTGAACGACGCCGCGCTGGTCTACGAGCCGGAGTCGTCGGCCGCGCTGGGCTTCGGTTTCCGCGTCGGCTTCCTGGGCCTGCTGCACCTGGAGATCATCCAGCAGCGGCTGGAACGGGAGTTCGGCCTCGACCTCATCGCCACCGCGCCGAACGTGGTGTACCGCGTGCTGATGGAGGACGGCAACGAGGTCGTCGTCACCAACCCCAGCGAGTACCCGACGGGCAAGGTCGCCGAGGTGTTCGAGCCGGTCGCCCGGGTCACCGTGCTCGCTCCCAACGACTACGTCGGCGCGATCATGGAACTCTGCCAGGGCCGCCGCGGCACGCTGCAAGGCATGGACTACCTGTCCGCGGATCGCGTCGAGCTGCGCTACGTGCTGCCCCTGGGCGAGATCATCTTCGACTTCTTCGACCAGCTCAAGTCCAGGACCAAGGGGTACGCCAGCCTCGACTACGAGCCCTCCGGCGAGCAGTCGGCCGAGCTGGTCAAGGTGGACATCCTGCTGCAGGGGGAGACGGTCGACGCCTTCTCCGCGATCGTCCACAAGGACAAGGCCTACACGTACGGCACGACCATCGCCGCGAAGCTGCGCGAACTGATTCCGCGGCAGCAGTTCGAGGTGCCGATCCAGGCGGCGATCGGCTCCCGGATCATCGCCCGCGAGACGATCCGCGCCATCCGCAAGGACGTGCTGGCCAAGTGCTACGGCGGTGACATCACCCGGAAGCGCAAGCTGCTGGAGAAGCAGAAGGAAGGCAAGAAGCGCATGAAGATGGTCGGCCGCGTCGAGGTGCCACAGGAGGCCTTCATCGCCGCGTTGTCGACGTCGGACAGTGGTGACTCGGGCGGCGGCAAGTCCGGGCGCAAGTGA
- a CDS encoding NUDIX hydrolase encodes MNARPTASLIVHDGAGNFLALKRAREPQAGLWETPGGFCDGWEEPAAAAVREGREELGVEVVLGEFVGMYVGSYLFQDELLPVLDCFWLARLPAGEVTLDPEESSEMAWFPLVTAPAMAFGTMDRALTAAVQILCRKDQVAE; translated from the coding sequence GTGAATGCGAGACCCACCGCGAGCCTGATCGTGCACGACGGCGCGGGGAATTTCCTGGCCCTGAAACGGGCTCGCGAGCCGCAAGCGGGACTCTGGGAGACGCCGGGCGGGTTCTGCGACGGCTGGGAGGAGCCGGCGGCGGCCGCAGTACGCGAGGGCCGCGAGGAGCTGGGCGTCGAGGTCGTGCTGGGCGAGTTCGTCGGGATGTACGTCGGCAGCTACCTGTTCCAGGACGAGCTGCTGCCGGTGCTGGACTGCTTCTGGCTGGCCCGGTTGCCCGCGGGCGAGGTCACGCTCGATCCCGAGGAGTCATCGGAGATGGCGTGGTTTCCGCTGGTCACAGCGCCTGCGATGGCGTTCGGCACGATGGACCGCGCGCTCACAGCCGCCGTCCAGATCCTTTGTAGAAAAGATCAGGTCGCTGAGTAA
- a CDS encoding phytanoyl-CoA dioxygenase family protein: MAKKDYGYGLTGYEPISEVDRKEFHEQGFLLLRNVLTDEHRADLEAAVDRVYAEELEAGRHKDGTVHLLGFLNRDELFGDLLTHPKVLPYMWGLAGWNIYSHHNHLDVTPPAKEPEKPYWGWHQDGYRQNSDPETMDPNLPRPMFSLKIAYVLSDLSETGRGATKVIPGSHLVNSLPRPADLSVHNPDPEGTVEITANPGDAFIFDRRQWHSRSTNLSTITRKMLFVGYTYRWIRHLDAIDFDPNGEWYANRTPVQRQLLGEAPHSANYWGINWDGYIDDEIPLRKELKERGQLDRAIPWLR, encoded by the coding sequence ATGGCGAAGAAGGACTACGGCTATGGCCTCACCGGCTACGAGCCGATCAGCGAGGTCGATCGCAAAGAGTTCCACGAGCAGGGCTTCCTGCTGCTGCGCAACGTGCTGACCGACGAGCACCGGGCCGACCTGGAAGCGGCGGTCGACCGGGTCTACGCCGAGGAGCTCGAGGCCGGGCGGCACAAGGACGGCACCGTTCACCTCCTGGGCTTCCTCAACCGGGACGAGCTGTTCGGCGATCTGCTGACGCACCCCAAGGTCCTCCCGTACATGTGGGGCCTCGCCGGCTGGAACATCTACTCGCACCACAACCACCTCGACGTGACCCCGCCGGCCAAGGAGCCGGAGAAGCCCTACTGGGGCTGGCACCAGGACGGTTACCGGCAGAACTCCGACCCGGAGACGATGGACCCGAACCTGCCGCGGCCGATGTTCTCGCTGAAGATCGCGTACGTGCTCTCCGACCTGTCGGAGACCGGCCGGGGCGCCACCAAGGTCATCCCGGGCAGCCACCTGGTCAACTCGCTGCCCCGCCCGGCCGACCTCTCGGTGCACAACCCGGACCCCGAGGGCACCGTCGAGATCACCGCGAACCCCGGTGACGCGTTCATCTTCGACCGCCGCCAGTGGCACTCCCGGTCGACGAACCTCTCCACGATCACGCGGAAGATGCTGTTCGTCGGCTACACCTATCGCTGGATCCGGCACCTGGACGCGATCGACTTCGACCCCAACGGCGAGTGGTACGCCAACCGCACCCCGGTGCAGCGTCAGCTGCTCGGCGAGGCGCCGCACTCGGCGAACTACTGGGGCATCAACTGGGACGGCTACATCGACGACGAGATCCCGCTGCGCAAGGAGCTGAAGGAGCGCGGCCAGCTCGACCGCGCGATCCCCTGGCTGCGCTAG
- a CDS encoding enoyl-CoA hydratase-related protein yields MALIQAAHSGGVATITLDSPANRNALSLALMAELLAALEAAAGDDGVRLVELRHTGPVFCSGADLKETQTGDGDALPVARLGEVLTALAEHPKPVLAVVAGPARAGGLGLMAAADVTICADAAHFAFSEVRLGVVPSVISAVVLPRLTSRAAAELFLTGDVFDGPRAAQIGLVSRSVPADDLDAATQALRESLLRGGPGAMRATKRLLRERPVDMAELTALSVRHFTSAEGREGVAAAREKRTPTWLP; encoded by the coding sequence ATGGCTCTGATTCAGGCGGCGCACTCCGGCGGGGTGGCCACGATCACGCTCGACAGCCCGGCCAACCGCAACGCGTTGTCCCTCGCCTTGATGGCTGAGTTGCTGGCGGCCCTGGAGGCCGCGGCCGGCGACGACGGCGTACGCCTCGTCGAGCTGCGCCACACCGGTCCGGTGTTCTGCTCGGGCGCGGATCTCAAGGAGACGCAGACGGGCGACGGGGACGCCTTGCCGGTGGCTCGCCTCGGCGAGGTGCTGACGGCGTTGGCCGAGCACCCCAAGCCGGTACTGGCGGTGGTCGCCGGACCGGCCCGGGCGGGCGGGCTCGGCCTGATGGCGGCGGCGGACGTCACGATCTGCGCCGACGCCGCGCACTTCGCCTTCTCCGAGGTACGCCTCGGCGTCGTCCCGTCGGTGATCTCAGCGGTCGTCCTGCCCCGGCTGACCTCCCGGGCCGCCGCAGAGCTGTTCCTCACCGGAGACGTCTTCGACGGTCCACGGGCCGCGCAGATCGGCTTGGTCAGCCGCAGCGTGCCGGCCGACGACCTCGACGCCGCGACGCAGGCGCTCCGGGAGTCACTACTGCGCGGCGGCCCGGGCGCGATGCGTGCCACGAAGCGGCTGTTGCGGGAACGCCCCGTCGACATGGCTGAGCTGACCGCGTTGTCGGTCCGGCACTTCACCTCGGCCGAGGGGCGCGAGGGCGTCGCCGCCGCCCGCGAGAAGCGCACCCCCACCTGGCTCCCCTGA
- the hemW gene encoding radical SAM family heme chaperone HemW, translating to MPATLPDGEPVPTSGELPATALDGVRERDFGVYLHVPFCASRCGYCDFNTYTPTESGLAQGDYVSAALAEIELARRVLPQAGPVRTVFVGGGTPTLLPPDDLARLLDAVDRTWGLAPGAEVTTEANPESVDQDSLARLRKAGFTRISLGMQSAAAHVLRVLDRKHTPGRATAAAAEAREAGFEHVNLDLIYGTPGETADDFEASLQAAVTAGVDHVSAYSLIVEDGTRLAARIRRGEVPMPSDDVAADRYLAAEAALSGAGLGWYEVSNWAASDAARCAHNLLYWTGGDWWGIGPGAHSHVGGVRWWNVKRPAHYAKLLADGHSPGAGRELLSADDQYVEDVMLRLRLRDGYSLAHLREDGPAAAERATMDGLLDAAEYANGRAVLTLRGRLLADAVIRDLLT from the coding sequence ATGCCAGCCACGCTGCCCGACGGCGAGCCCGTCCCCACCTCCGGCGAGTTGCCCGCGACGGCGCTCGACGGCGTACGTGAGCGTGACTTCGGCGTCTATCTCCACGTCCCGTTCTGTGCCAGCCGCTGTGGCTACTGCGACTTCAACACGTACACCCCGACCGAGAGCGGGCTGGCGCAGGGCGACTACGTCAGCGCTGCGCTGGCCGAGATCGAGCTGGCCCGGCGCGTACTGCCGCAGGCCGGCCCGGTGCGAACGGTCTTCGTCGGCGGCGGCACCCCGACCCTGCTCCCGCCGGACGACCTGGCCCGTCTGCTCGACGCCGTCGACCGGACCTGGGGCCTCGCGCCGGGGGCCGAGGTCACCACGGAGGCGAACCCCGAGTCGGTCGACCAGGACTCGCTGGCCCGGCTGCGGAAGGCCGGCTTCACCCGGATCTCCCTCGGCATGCAGTCGGCTGCCGCGCACGTACTGCGGGTGCTGGACCGCAAGCACACACCTGGCCGGGCCACCGCCGCCGCGGCCGAGGCGCGCGAGGCGGGCTTCGAGCACGTCAACCTCGACCTCATCTACGGCACGCCTGGCGAGACCGCGGACGACTTCGAGGCGTCCCTCCAAGCCGCCGTGACGGCCGGGGTCGACCACGTCAGCGCGTACTCGTTGATCGTGGAAGACGGGACGCGCCTGGCCGCACGCATCCGGCGAGGCGAGGTCCCGATGCCCAGCGACGACGTGGCCGCGGACCGCTACCTGGCGGCGGAGGCCGCGCTGAGCGGGGCCGGCCTGGGCTGGTACGAGGTGTCGAACTGGGCGGCGTCGGACGCGGCCCGGTGCGCGCACAACCTGCTGTACTGGACCGGCGGCGACTGGTGGGGGATCGGGCCGGGCGCGCATTCGCACGTCGGCGGGGTCCGCTGGTGGAACGTGAAGCGCCCGGCGCACTACGCCAAGCTGCTCGCCGACGGCCATTCGCCGGGCGCGGGCCGGGAACTGCTGAGCGCGGACGACCAGTACGTCGAGGACGTGATGTTGCGTCTGCGTCTTCGGGACGGCTACTCCCTCGCCCACCTGCGCGAGGACGGCCCGGCGGCCGCCGAACGCGCCACAATGGACGGTCTGCTGGACGCCGCCGAGTACGCGAACGGCCGCGCGGTGTTGACCCTGCGCGGCCGTCTGCTGGCGGATGCGGTCATCCGCGATCTGCTTACTTGA
- a CDS encoding DUF4870 domain-containing protein: MSETPTPPGTPDPEPPAAPQYDAPPPPPVTGSTPPPPIAGQVAPVGYANQDEKMWALIAHFGGAGAALISGGWLGWVPPLIAMLVKGNESPTVRAHALAALNFQGLWAIVSVLSYVLFCAFIGFFTLPVAILIAVIFGVVAGLKANEGTLYSYPLSVSVIK, translated from the coding sequence ATGAGTGAAACCCCCACCCCTCCGGGGACGCCGGACCCCGAGCCGCCGGCCGCCCCCCAATACGACGCGCCGCCGCCTCCCCCGGTGACGGGCTCCACGCCGCCTCCGCCGATCGCCGGTCAGGTCGCACCGGTCGGCTATGCCAACCAGGACGAGAAGATGTGGGCGCTGATCGCCCACTTCGGTGGCGCGGGCGCCGCCCTGATCAGCGGTGGCTGGCTCGGCTGGGTCCCCCCGCTGATCGCCATGCTCGTCAAGGGCAACGAATCGCCCACGGTCCGGGCGCACGCCCTCGCCGCACTGAACTTCCAGGGCCTGTGGGCCATCGTCTCGGTGCTGAGCTACGTGCTGTTCTGCGCGTTCATCGGCTTCTTCACGCTGCCGGTGGCCATCCTCATCGCCGTGATCTTCGGGGTGGTCGCGGGTCTCAAGGCCAACGAGGGAACGCTCTACTCGTATCCGTTGTCCGTCAGCGTGATCAAGTAA
- the hrcA gene encoding heat-inducible transcriptional repressor HrcA: MGLDDRKLDVLRAIIEDYVSTQEPVGSKSLVERHSLGVSPATVRNDMAVLEEEGYIRQPHTSAGRVPTDAGYRLFVDRLSKIKPLSPAERRAIERFLLGAVDLDDVVHRTVRLLAQLTRQVAVVQYPSLSRSKVRHLELVPLSTTRMMLVMITDTGRVEQRQVDIPGTLPAEDVLELRRIINAKLGGQPLTQTPPLVQTLVEEVAEELRPAMTTLATVLLETLVERHEERIALAGTANLTRASMLDFAGSIRPVLEALEEEVILLKLVGEQSGSTRVSIGDENEYADLRATSIVSTGYGPGGQIVGGMGVLGPTRMDYPGTIATVRAVARYVGDLLAQN; this comes from the coding sequence GTGGGACTCGACGATCGCAAGCTCGACGTGCTGCGCGCCATCATCGAGGACTACGTGTCGACCCAGGAGCCGGTCGGCAGCAAGTCCCTGGTGGAGCGGCACTCACTAGGCGTCTCCCCGGCGACCGTGCGCAACGACATGGCCGTCCTCGAGGAGGAGGGCTACATCCGGCAGCCGCACACCAGCGCCGGGCGTGTCCCGACCGACGCCGGCTACCGCCTCTTCGTGGACCGGCTGTCGAAGATCAAGCCGCTCTCCCCGGCCGAACGCCGGGCGATCGAGCGCTTCCTGCTCGGCGCGGTCGACCTCGACGACGTCGTCCACCGGACGGTCCGCCTGCTGGCCCAGCTGACGCGGCAGGTCGCGGTCGTGCAGTACCCGTCGCTGTCCCGGTCCAAGGTGCGGCACCTGGAGTTGGTGCCCTTGTCGACCACGCGGATGATGTTGGTGATGATCACCGACACCGGCCGGGTCGAGCAGCGCCAGGTCGACATCCCCGGCACACTGCCCGCCGAGGACGTACTGGAGCTGCGTCGCATCATCAACGCCAAGCTCGGCGGTCAGCCGCTGACGCAGACCCCGCCGTTGGTCCAGACACTGGTCGAGGAGGTCGCGGAGGAGCTGCGGCCGGCCATGACCACGCTGGCCACCGTGCTGCTGGAGACCCTGGTCGAGCGACACGAGGAACGGATCGCGCTCGCCGGCACGGCGAACTTGACCCGCGCGAGCATGCTGGACTTCGCCGGGTCGATCCGGCCGGTGCTCGAAGCCCTGGAAGAGGAGGTCATCCTCCTCAAGCTGGTCGGCGAGCAGTCCGGTTCCACGCGGGTCAGCATCGGCGACGAGAATGAGTACGCCGATCTGCGCGCCACCTCCATCGTGAGCACCGGATACGGACCGGGCGGGCAGATCGTCGGCGGGATGGGCGTACTCGGCCCGACCCGGATGGACTACCCCGGCACGATCGCGACCGTCCGGGCAGTGGCCCGATACGTGGGCGACCTACTCGCACAGAACTGA